One Leptospira weilii genomic region harbors:
- a CDS encoding LIMLP_19325 family protein, with protein sequence MIINYFKIEPSNINKSKLYEYEKYIGLPLYNEAILKYNGFQKALAIRKKLKPNSLENISSND encoded by the coding sequence ATGATAATTAACTATTTTAAAATAGAACCGTCGAACATCAACAAATCGAAGTTATACGAATATGAAAAATACATAGGTTTACCTTTATACAATGAAGCAATTCTGAAATACAACGGTTTTCAAAAAGCTTTAGCCATCAGAAAAAAATTAAAACCCAATTCATTAGAAAACATTTCTTCAAACGATTGA
- a CDS encoding helix-turn-helix domain-containing protein produces the protein MAKFFSILDINTIGILDYENFLKLGIIYFHAFGVVIGFLLGFSKLFSSDGFNKSYGTVLYSSVFFLILNNGLLFDQGALKSENKITLGFYYGLVLYSSLAVLICFKYVLESLDNPWIYCKRLLGTIPITILLSYFIPDLYFISFVDILGFVISIFTFIWSLSRVLNTNKSILHYNFPFLSFLISICFVFDFFGSVFFKKECLFFAEFIPGSVICYAFILERFFPSLFGKVKVSGANIDKEIESETIPTPEVKETKKYKYPPRDLLEGTDLEKVKIKLSQFITSKGFIDEELRLPDFASDLGLSTHQASYYLNKYLSQSYNDFLNFHRINEVMIMMKNKSNFNLLTIAFECGFNSASSFHRACIKFTGKSPRDLRNELLSNIETQRKVE, from the coding sequence ATGGCCAAGTTCTTTTCAATACTTGATATAAATACAATCGGAATTTTAGATTATGAAAATTTTCTAAAATTGGGTATTATCTATTTTCATGCTTTTGGTGTAGTCATTGGATTTTTATTAGGATTTTCGAAACTTTTTTCAAGTGATGGTTTTAACAAATCATACGGAACGGTTCTTTATTCATCCGTGTTTTTCTTGATTTTGAATAATGGTTTACTTTTCGATCAAGGGGCATTAAAAAGCGAAAATAAAATCACACTTGGATTTTATTACGGTCTGGTTCTTTATTCTAGCCTGGCTGTTTTAATCTGTTTCAAGTATGTATTAGAATCTTTAGATAATCCTTGGATTTATTGCAAAAGACTTTTAGGGACAATTCCTATTACGATTTTACTTTCTTATTTTATTCCCGATCTTTACTTTATATCATTTGTAGATATTTTAGGATTTGTTATTTCAATTTTTACTTTTATTTGGTCTTTGAGTAGGGTTTTAAATACTAACAAATCTATTTTACATTATAATTTTCCCTTTCTATCTTTCCTGATCTCTATTTGTTTTGTTTTTGATTTCTTTGGTTCTGTTTTTTTTAAGAAAGAATGTTTATTCTTTGCGGAATTTATTCCGGGATCAGTCATTTGTTACGCATTTATTTTAGAACGTTTTTTTCCTTCTTTATTTGGCAAGGTTAAAGTCTCAGGCGCGAACATAGACAAAGAAATTGAATCCGAAACCATTCCAACTCCAGAAGTCAAAGAAACAAAAAAATATAAATACCCGCCTAGAGATTTGTTAGAGGGTACTGATTTAGAAAAAGTTAAAATTAAACTGAGTCAATTTATAACTTCCAAAGGTTTTATAGACGAGGAACTTAGACTTCCTGATTTTGCCAGTGACTTAGGTCTTTCCACTCATCAAGCTTCTTACTACTTAAACAAATATCTGAGTCAGAGTTATAACGACTTTCTGAATTTTCATAGAATCAATGAAGTTATGATTATGATGAAGAATAAATCTAATTTCAATCTTTTAACTATCGCTTTTGAATGCGGCTTCAATTCCGCTTCTTCGTTTCACAGGGCTTGTATTAAATTTACCGGGAAATCCCCGCGTGACCTTAGAAATGAACTTCTTTCAAACATTGAAACCCAGAGAAAAGTTGAATGA
- a CDS encoding polymorphic toxin-type HINT domain-containing protein — MFFSFNLLTGAESPVREAEPPYLLIPNSYSLETYDASGNLTRQRDNAKDLTKRIQVDSQDRITQIQDGNNAILGNYWYDEGGFRIRKSSLEPKNNLFANVEILYPNKFFGLEFIESENVLSSVNNVYLNGVRIAALNEVGALAYFLTDQVDSVSLVLDDEGQTLSKMQYLPYGETFVQRGDLNFAPKYNSQELDRESGFYFYNARFYDPGIARFTSADTLIPDEYNSQAWNRFAYDYNNSVTQENAAANAAASAEKLAEKRQEWLDEQRTKPGYEDLSDQAIFDKYKLDHPDVGGSRLDLPSEVFGSFGDMFGGSLGLFNSSGEGYLNSQGEFVPRTCFIAGTLVHTATGTKKIEEIQVGDQVLSWDEESGEQEYHRVVKTFQREVNVVYTIVYSNGTQVETTSEHPFYIENKGWVAAKDLRTGELSVLSNEKTLGITSISISERATTVYNFEVEDSHSYYITKVGILVHNDCVITGPSMSLEAFNALLKYMPGASESEIEAARKLIEIGNRPVDGTLDAVFDVAAYLEAACKNGCPPDIAMAPIKLGVSGLKVASELIRSGRFKEAIQVMATGAKNWVRGGSEVDLGMAYKETMDGGKHSGFLKNMSTVPTSELQKGIASMNTNIVEHQNLINDPVKYMQQYGKGDWNTLDPRQQQHLLNVKWPGDIQRAHEQIDILTGIIRSR, encoded by the coding sequence ATGTTTTTTTCTTTCAATTTATTGACTGGAGCTGAGAGCCCGGTTCGCGAAGCGGAGCCGCCCTATCTACTAATCCCTAACTCCTATTCACTTGAAACGTACGACGCGAGTGGAAATCTCACGAGACAAAGAGACAACGCGAAAGACTTAACAAAACGGATTCAAGTCGATTCCCAAGATCGAATTACTCAGATTCAAGACGGAAACAATGCGATTCTTGGAAATTACTGGTATGACGAAGGCGGGTTTAGAATTAGAAAGTCTTCTCTCGAACCCAAGAACAATCTTTTTGCAAATGTTGAAATCTTGTATCCGAACAAGTTCTTTGGTTTGGAGTTTATCGAGTCCGAAAATGTTCTTTCAAGTGTGAACAACGTTTATTTGAACGGGGTTCGGATTGCTGCGTTAAACGAAGTCGGTGCGCTTGCTTACTTTTTGACGGATCAAGTGGATTCCGTCTCTCTTGTGTTAGACGACGAAGGGCAGACCCTTTCCAAGATGCAGTATCTTCCGTATGGTGAGACGTTTGTTCAACGTGGGGATTTAAACTTTGCTCCCAAATACAACTCGCAGGAGTTAGACAGAGAGTCTGGGTTTTATTTTTACAATGCAAGATTCTATGACCCGGGAATTGCGAGATTTACCAGTGCGGATACTTTAATTCCGGATGAATACAATTCTCAAGCCTGGAATCGATTTGCTTATGATTACAACAATTCTGTAACTCAAGAAAACGCAGCGGCCAATGCGGCAGCTTCCGCAGAGAAGTTAGCCGAGAAGAGACAGGAATGGTTAGATGAACAACGAACCAAACCTGGTTACGAGGACTTAAGCGACCAGGCAATATTTGACAAATACAAATTGGATCATCCGGATGTTGGTGGAAGTCGTTTGGATTTGCCTTCTGAAGTATTTGGTTCTTTTGGAGATATGTTTGGCGGTTCGTTGGGTTTATTCAACTCAAGCGGAGAAGGTTATCTAAACTCGCAAGGAGAGTTTGTTCCAAGGACTTGTTTTATCGCCGGGACGTTAGTCCACACGGCTACCGGCACGAAGAAGATTGAGGAGATTCAAGTTGGTGACCAGGTGTTGTCTTGGGATGAGGAGAGTGGGGAACAAGAATATCACCGAGTAGTCAAAACGTTTCAAAGAGAAGTTAACGTAGTTTATACGATTGTTTATTCCAATGGCACGCAAGTAGAGACGACGTCAGAACATCCTTTTTACATTGAAAACAAGGGCTGGGTAGCTGCTAAGGATTTAAGAACGGGAGAGCTTTCTGTTCTTTCGAACGAGAAGACATTAGGAATTACATCGATTTCAATCTCCGAAAGGGCAACTACGGTTTACAACTTTGAAGTGGAGGATTCTCATTCGTATTATATAACTAAAGTTGGTATTTTAGTTCACAACGATTGTGTGATTACCGGTCCTAGTATGTCTTTAGAAGCGTTTAACGCGCTTTTGAAGTATATGCCAGGAGCTTCCGAATCGGAGATAGAGGCAGCGAGAAAATTAATAGAGATCGGGAATCGTCCTGTTGATGGGACATTGGATGCAGTCTTTGATGTAGCAGCTTATCTTGAGGCTGCTTGTAAGAACGGTTGTCCTCCGGATATTGCGATGGCTCCTATAAAGTTGGGAGTTAGCGGTTTAAAGGTAGCTTCGGAACTGATTCGAAGTGGTAGATTTAAAGAAGCTATTCAAGTAATGGCGACCGGTGCGAAGAATTGGGTCAGAGGGGGCAGTGAGGTTGATTTAGGAATGGCATATAAGGAGACGATGGATGGAGGGAAACATTCAGGATTTTTAAAGAATATGTCAACGGTCCCGACTTCTGAATTGCAAAAGGGCATTGCTTCTATGAACACTAATATAGTTGAGCATCAAAATTTAATCAATGATCCAGTTAAATATATGCAGCAATACGGGAAAGGTGACTGGAATACTTTGGATCCACGACAGCAACAACATCTCTTAAATGTTAAATGGCCGGGGGATATACAAAGAGCACATGAACAAATAGATATTCTAACGGGAATAATAAGGTCGCGATAA